The bacterium genome contains the following window.
GGTTCGATCCGGTCAAAAAAATATTTACAACCGTTGCGGCCTATCGCGGTGTGCCGGTGACTGCGGTGGCCGCTTTCCTGGCGCCGGCCTATACTCAGATGCTGCATGCGGCGTTTGTGACAGAGCCGGGCGCGGTCCGCCTGCCCCTGTTCGCCTACACCGCGGTGGGATGGCGGCGGAATCAATTTTATGTCCCTGCCATCCGCGTCGATGCGGACGTGCGCCAGGATCCCGAGCAGTTCGATCAACGGTTGATCCATCGCCGGGCCAACGCGCTGCTGAAAAAACACCCGCGTAACCGGCTGGTGGCGCA
Protein-coding sequences here:
- a CDS encoding radical SAM protein, which produces MARKLTKPPCLVAGDGNGQVFEIPELQAAGRRLHTLLQPEPGDYLPMPNGSSLFELPGRKPVGFDPVKKIFTTVAAYRGVPVTAVAAFLAPAYTQMLHAAFVTEPGAVRLPLFAYTAVGWRRNQFYVPAIRVDADVRQDPEQFDQRLIHRRANALLKKHPRNRLVA